A single region of the Salvelinus sp. IW2-2015 linkage group LG20, ASM291031v2, whole genome shotgun sequence genome encodes:
- the LOC111981015 gene encoding NADH dehydrogenase [ubiquinone] 1 alpha subcomplex subunit 8 produces MAGSVEVPTFNDLNVEEISVSSAVLKGAAHHYGSQCDKANKEFMLCRWEEKDPRKCLNEGRKVNECALNFFRQIKGSCAESFTEYWTCLDYSNLAELRQCRKPQQAFDSCVQDKLGWERPNLGELSKVTKVDTSRPLPENAYHSRPRPEPNPVIEGQLQPAKHGSRLFFWSW; encoded by the exons ATGGCGGGTTCGGTGGAGGTTCCCACTTTCAATGACTTGAATGTTGAGGAG ATCAGTGTGTCATCTGCGGTGCTGAAGGGAGCTGCCCACCACTATGGCTCACAGTGTGACAAGGCCAACAAGGAGTTCATGCTCTGTCGCTGGGAGGAGAAGGACCCTAGGAAGTGTCTGAACGAAGGGAGGAAAGTCAACGAGTGTGCACTTAACTTCTTCAG GCAGATAAAGGGGAGCTGTGCTGAGTCCTTCACAGAGTACTGGACCTGCCTGGACTACTCCAACCTGGCGGAGCTGCGGCAGTGCCGCAAGCCGCAGCAGGCCTTTGACAGTTGTGTGCAGGACAAGCTGGGCTGGGAGAGACCCAACCTGGGAGAATTGTCCAAG GTGACAAAGGTGGACACCTCTCGTCCCCTTCCTGAGAATGCTTACCACTCGAGACCCCGGCCAGAGCCCAACCCTGTGATCGAGGGCCAGCTGCAGCCAGCCAAGCACGGCAGCAGACTCTTCTTCTGGAGCTGGTAA